Proteins co-encoded in one Saprospira grandis genomic window:
- a CDS encoding MarR family winged helix-turn-helix transcriptional regulator produces the protein MDKKIPLRLDQQFCFPVYAASRLIIRAYQPLLAPLGISYPQYLVFLLLWEEDGRSMKDLRERLLLNSNTITPLMKRMEKEGWLQRQKDPQDERVWRIYLTDKGQALKEEGQKVPTQLIAGLEKSELQLEDLQELKKGLELLIEQLS, from the coding sequence ATGGACAAAAAAATACCTTTACGCCTCGATCAGCAGTTTTGTTTTCCGGTTTATGCGGCTTCGCGCCTGATTATTCGGGCTTATCAGCCTTTGTTGGCCCCTTTGGGCATTAGTTATCCGCAATATTTGGTCTTTTTGCTCCTTTGGGAGGAAGATGGCCGCAGCATGAAGGATTTGCGAGAGCGCCTTTTGCTCAATAGCAATACCATTACGCCCTTGATGAAGCGGATGGAAAAAGAGGGCTGGCTCCAACGCCAAAAAGATCCTCAAGATGAGCGAGTATGGCGCATTTACCTAACAGACAAAGGGCAAGCGCTCAAAGAGGAGGGCCAAAAAGTGCCTACTCAACTGATTGCGGGCCTAGAAAAAAGCGAATTGCAGCTAGAAGACCTGCAAGAACTCAAAAAAGGCCTAGAGTTGCTGATCGAACAATTGAGCTAG
- the lptE gene encoding LPS assembly lipoprotein LptE has protein sequence MPRFWALLSILSLVFVSNCTIRFNDWDISQEVKTFSVQQFETTAGNAPPTLGQQFSEQIKERVMNDTRLSFSPNKGDIQFSGAVSSYEVSPIAPQPGATVSLQRLTIKLNIAFRDNTDKAKNWEQSFSRFSDFSAEVDISSVESQLVEEIYAQIIEDVFNKAFGNW, from the coding sequence ATGCCAAGGTTTTGGGCGCTCTTATCCATTTTATCTTTAGTTTTTGTGAGCAATTGCACCATCCGTTTTAATGATTGGGATATCAGTCAGGAGGTAAAGACCTTTTCGGTCCAGCAATTTGAAACGACAGCAGGCAATGCGCCCCCTACTTTGGGGCAGCAGTTCTCTGAGCAAATTAAGGAGCGGGTCATGAATGACACCCGCCTAAGTTTTAGCCCCAACAAGGGAGATATTCAGTTTTCTGGGGCCGTGAGTAGTTATGAGGTGAGCCCAATTGCTCCACAGCCGGGGGCTACGGTCAGTTTGCAGCGGCTAACGATTAAGCTCAATATTGCCTTTAGAGACAATACGGATAAGGCCAAAAACTGGGAGCAGAGCTTTAGCCGCTTTTCCGATTTTTCGGCCGAGGTAGACATTTCTTCGGTAGAAAGCCAGTTGGTAGAAGAGATTTATGCTCAAATTATTGAGGATGTCTTTAATAAGGCCTTTGGGAACTGGTAA
- a CDS encoding FKBP-type peptidyl-prolyl cis-trans isomerase has protein sequence MNKILAITLLISSLLFAACEKASEERWINERNEIRSYLEQAGIDYYEDPEAGYFLYFLQEPDTLKDQPDISSTLELRYKGQIWQGATFYNSFDSSSADMLPLSGTIPGFQLASQKMYVGSQAVFILPSRLAYGEQGLAPDIPENAILSFEVSLEEVHVHF, from the coding sequence ATGAACAAAATATTAGCGATCACTTTGTTGATCAGTAGTTTGCTTTTTGCCGCCTGCGAAAAGGCTAGCGAAGAACGCTGGATCAATGAGCGGAACGAAATCAGAAGCTATTTAGAACAGGCGGGAATCGATTATTATGAAGATCCCGAAGCGGGCTATTTCCTCTACTTTTTGCAAGAACCAGATACCCTTAAAGATCAGCCCGATATTTCTTCTACGCTAGAGCTGCGCTATAAGGGCCAAATCTGGCAAGGGGCCACTTTTTACAATAGCTTTGATAGCAGCTCTGCCGATATGCTGCCCCTTTCTGGGACCATCCCCGGCTTTCAGCTCGCTAGCCAAAAGATGTATGTGGGGAGCCAAGCTGTATTTATTTTGCCCTCTCGCCTAGCTTATGGCGAGCAGGGCCTAGCTCCAGATATTCCCGAAAATGCTATCCTCTCTTTTGAGGTTTCTCTAGAAGAGGTGCATGTGCATTTTTAA
- a CDS encoding NADP-dependent isocitrate dehydrogenase codes for MKKIAVAYGDGIGPEIMEAVLKIMKAAGAELEYETVKIGKEVYLSGQESGIDPSAWDTFRETGVFLKSPITTPQGGGYKSLNVTIRKTLGLFANVRPVKAYTPYVHSHFPTMDVVVVRENEEDLYAGIEHRQTSEVFQCLKLVSRPGSEAIIRYAFEYAKANGRKKVTCMSKDNIMKMSDGMFHQIFNEVAKEYPEIEAEHWIIDIGSALLADQPDRFDVVVTLNLYGDIISDITAQVAGSVGLGGSSNVGENFAMFEAIHGSAPDIAGKDIANPSGLLNGACMMLVHLGQAEVAAKIQNALMVTLEDGIHTGDIYTEGSSKQKVGTQAFADAVIERLGRIPSQLKEVTYDANAKPVQAKRPTVSRVKKELVGIDVFLEWPGENGERNPNVLGQKLEALAQNGLRLKAVTNRGQKVYPNGRPETFCTDHWPCRFISPEGAASYESVLGLLQRLHAEGFDVVKTENLYNFDDERAYSLAQGE; via the coding sequence ATGAAAAAGATCGCAGTGGCTTACGGAGACGGTATTGGACCGGAAATTATGGAGGCCGTACTTAAAATTATGAAAGCAGCCGGCGCTGAATTGGAATATGAAACCGTCAAAATTGGTAAAGAGGTCTATCTCTCTGGCCAAGAATCTGGCATTGATCCCTCTGCTTGGGATACTTTCCGCGAGACTGGCGTTTTCCTCAAAAGCCCCATTACCACCCCTCAAGGAGGGGGCTACAAAAGCCTAAACGTAACCATTCGCAAAACCTTGGGCCTCTTTGCCAATGTGCGCCCCGTTAAGGCCTATACGCCTTATGTGCACAGCCACTTCCCTACTATGGACGTTGTGGTGGTCCGCGAAAATGAAGAGGATCTTTATGCAGGTATTGAGCACCGCCAAACTTCTGAGGTCTTCCAATGTCTTAAGTTGGTCTCTCGCCCCGGTAGTGAAGCCATCATCCGCTACGCTTTTGAATACGCCAAAGCCAACGGCCGCAAGAAAGTGACTTGTATGTCTAAGGATAATATCATGAAGATGAGCGACGGTATGTTCCACCAAATCTTTAATGAGGTGGCCAAGGAATATCCCGAAATCGAAGCCGAACACTGGATCATTGATATCGGATCTGCCCTTTTGGCCGACCAACCCGATCGTTTTGATGTGGTGGTTACCCTGAACCTCTATGGCGATATCATTTCTGATATTACCGCTCAGGTAGCAGGTTCTGTTGGACTTGGCGGTTCTTCTAATGTAGGAGAAAACTTCGCCATGTTTGAAGCCATCCACGGCTCTGCTCCCGATATTGCAGGTAAGGACATTGCTAACCCTTCTGGTTTGCTCAATGGCGCTTGCATGATGTTAGTCCACCTTGGCCAAGCTGAAGTAGCCGCTAAAATCCAAAACGCCCTTATGGTGACCCTAGAAGATGGTATCCATACTGGCGATATCTACACGGAAGGTAGCAGCAAGCAAAAAGTAGGCACTCAAGCCTTTGCCGATGCTGTTATTGAGCGCCTTGGCCGTATTCCTAGCCAACTCAAAGAGGTGACTTATGACGCTAATGCCAAACCCGTACAGGCTAAACGCCCCACAGTGAGCCGCGTGAAAAAAGAATTGGTAGGTATCGATGTATTTTTGGAATGGCCTGGCGAAAATGGCGAGCGTAACCCCAATGTTTTGGGCCAAAAACTCGAAGCTTTAGCCCAAAATGGTCTCCGCCTCAAAGCCGTGACCAACCGTGGACAAAAGGTCTACCCCAACGGTCGCCCAGAGACCTTCTGTACCGACCACTGGCCTTGCCGCTTCATCAGCCCAGAGGGTGCCGCTAGCTACGAAAGCGTTTTGGGCCTCCTCCAACGCCTACATGCCGAAGGCTTTGATGTTGTAAAAACAGAAAACCTCTACAACTTTGATGATGAGCGCGCTTACTCGCTCGCTCAAGGAGAATAA
- a CDS encoding adenosine deaminase family protein codes for MSTCSKTAQYFASIRSSAKALAAFFEAFPKGGDIHHHALGALLPEAIWAKGGRFWANAEGQLSASAQPGFLPLYNYNKSEMLDNWSIKGASKEGHAQQFFNFFGKIAPIFQGQEGYWLGQIAQQAAAENILYVETLIEAPAARQELWSWTQGWSSQPTNFEGWAQSLLNYGIEDLIQEVLAEVAGWKADYQALAGPKAQLGLQWYAVRTYPLPMVFAQLYLAFQLAQQSDWVLGVNLVGPEHAELSQAEFEGQMQALRYLKELFPSVPLALHAGELRPDILAGRPYQNPIEQAIHLGAKRIGHGVGLPLERDAAACLQMMKERAIPLELLLTSNAFILGLPAEQHPFSTYLAAEVPIVLASDDPALLATSLSQEYCLLAQNSQLSYEDFKQLSFNSIRYSFLPEKEKENLEQELKKAFLSFEDRKINPINH; via the coding sequence ATGTCTACTTGCTCCAAAACGGCTCAGTATTTTGCCAGTATTCGCTCTTCGGCCAAGGCCTTAGCGGCTTTTTTCGAGGCCTTTCCGAAAGGAGGCGACATTCATCATCATGCTTTGGGGGCACTCTTGCCCGAGGCCATCTGGGCCAAAGGGGGCCGCTTTTGGGCCAATGCAGAGGGGCAGCTGTCGGCCAGTGCCCAGCCTGGTTTTTTGCCCCTCTATAACTACAATAAAAGCGAAATGCTCGACAACTGGTCGATAAAAGGGGCCAGCAAGGAAGGGCATGCCCAGCAATTTTTCAACTTCTTTGGGAAAATCGCCCCCATCTTTCAGGGTCAAGAAGGCTATTGGCTGGGCCAAATTGCCCAGCAGGCCGCAGCAGAAAATATCCTTTATGTCGAAACCCTCATTGAGGCCCCCGCTGCCCGGCAAGAGCTCTGGAGCTGGACCCAAGGCTGGAGCAGCCAGCCCACCAATTTTGAGGGCTGGGCCCAAAGTCTGCTTAACTACGGAATAGAAGACTTAATTCAAGAAGTACTGGCCGAAGTAGCGGGCTGGAAAGCCGATTATCAGGCTTTAGCGGGGCCCAAGGCTCAGCTTGGCCTACAATGGTATGCGGTGCGGACCTACCCCTTGCCCATGGTTTTTGCCCAGCTTTATCTGGCCTTTCAGTTGGCCCAACAGTCGGATTGGGTGCTGGGCGTCAATTTGGTTGGGCCAGAACATGCCGAGCTCTCCCAGGCAGAATTTGAGGGCCAAATGCAGGCGCTTCGATACCTCAAAGAATTATTTCCAAGCGTTCCTTTGGCTCTACATGCTGGAGAGCTTCGGCCCGATATTTTGGCCGGCCGCCCTTACCAAAACCCCATTGAGCAGGCGATCCATCTCGGCGCTAAGCGCATTGGGCATGGGGTGGGCTTGCCGCTAGAAAGGGATGCAGCCGCTTGTTTGCAAATGATGAAAGAGCGAGCTATTCCCTTAGAGCTACTGCTAACGAGCAATGCTTTTATCTTGGGCCTTCCTGCCGAGCAACATCCATTTTCTACTTATTTAGCGGCAGAAGTGCCTATTGTACTGGCTAGCGATGATCCCGCCCTTTTGGCTACTAGCCTGAGTCAGGAGTATTGCCTTTTGGCCCAAAATAGTCAGTTGAGCTATGAAGACTTTAAACAACTATCTTTTAATAGTATTCGATATAGCTTTTTGCCAGAGAAAGAAAAAGAAAATTTAGAGCAGGAACTAAAAAAGGCGTTCTTGTCTTTTGAAGACCGTAAAATCAACCCCATTAACCACTAA
- a CDS encoding organic hydroperoxide resistance protein yields MLIYSTAAKAKGGRNGEVATEDGVLSVSVRMPKALGGANDEHTNPEQLFAAGYAACFDSALNLVARTQKLKITSEIRTEVGLMKNQEGGFDLNVAIEAKIEGVEKAQAQALLEAAHAVCPYSRAIRGNVDCSISLAD; encoded by the coding sequence ATGCTTATTTACAGCACAGCAGCCAAGGCCAAAGGAGGCCGAAATGGAGAAGTAGCCACAGAAGATGGCGTTTTGAGCGTATCGGTACGCATGCCCAAGGCATTGGGTGGGGCCAATGACGAACACACGAATCCCGAGCAGTTATTTGCGGCCGGTTATGCGGCTTGTTTTGATAGTGCGCTCAATTTGGTCGCCCGAACCCAAAAGCTCAAAATTACTTCTGAAATTAGAACGGAAGTGGGTTTGATGAAGAATCAGGAGGGTGGTTTTGACCTCAATGTAGCGATTGAGGCCAAAATTGAGGGCGTAGAAAAGGCCCAAGCTCAGGCCCTTTTAGAGGCGGCCCATGCCGTTTGTCCTTACTCTAGAGCCATTCGAGGGAATGTAGATTGCAGCATCAGCTTGGCAGATTAG
- a CDS encoding acyl-CoA thioesterase: MKAKKVADSKTVMTEMIMPNDTNPIHNLMGGNLMRWMDVAAGICAGRHCESYVVTVAVDHVSFQKPIPLGDVITLQCSVTRAFSTSVEVYVEVFSADIKGGNMRRCNDAYFTFVAVDDERKRPREVPQVLPLTAEQEKRYEEALRRREMRLLLAGRIKPEEATQLRQFLFED, from the coding sequence ATGAAAGCAAAAAAAGTAGCCGACTCGAAAACGGTCATGACCGAAATGATTATGCCCAACGACACCAACCCCATTCACAACCTGATGGGCGGCAACCTAATGCGATGGATGGATGTGGCCGCTGGTATTTGTGCCGGCCGACATTGCGAGAGCTATGTGGTGACCGTGGCGGTGGACCATGTGTCTTTCCAAAAACCGATTCCCCTAGGCGATGTGATTACCCTACAATGTAGCGTAACTCGCGCTTTTTCTACCTCCGTAGAGGTCTATGTCGAGGTCTTTTCGGCCGATATTAAAGGCGGGAATATGCGCCGCTGCAATGATGCCTATTTCACTTTTGTGGCCGTAGATGATGAGCGCAAACGCCCTCGGGAGGTCCCGCAGGTGCTTCCCCTAACGGCCGAGCAGGAAAAGCGCTATGAGGAGGCCCTCCGCCGCCGAGAAATGCGCTTGCTGTTGGCTGGCAGAATTAAGCCCGAGGAAGCCACCCAGCTTCGCCAATTCCTTTTTGAAGATTAA